In Treponema primitia ZAS-2, a genomic segment contains:
- a CDS encoding sugar 3,4-ketoisomerase: MTNITTVYDCSIIELPINHREKGNLTVVENEKEVPFNVQRIYYLYDIPGGESRGGHAHKELRQLIVAASGSFDVILNDGNIKRVFTLNRSYQGLLVVPGIWRELDSFSSGSVCLVLASHAYDEMDYLRDYESFLKWRANLNLKKI; the protein is encoded by the coding sequence ATGACGAATATAACTACCGTATATGATTGTTCTATAATAGAACTACCAATAAATCACCGCGAAAAAGGGAATTTGACAGTAGTTGAAAATGAAAAAGAAGTTCCTTTTAATGTACAACGGATTTATTATTTATATGATATCCCTGGAGGAGAATCCCGTGGGGGGCATGCCCACAAAGAGTTAAGACAATTGATTGTCGCGGCATCAGGTAGTTTTGATGTCATCTTAAATGACGGTAATATTAAACGAGTATTCACCCTAAATCGGTCATATCAAGGTTTATTAGTAGTTCCCGGTATCTGGCGGGAGTTAGATAGCTTTTCATCTGGTTCTGTTTGCCTTGTGCTGGCTTCTCACGCTTATGATGAGATGGATTATCTCCGCGATTATGAAAGTTTTTTAAAATGGCGGGCCAATTTAAATTTAAAAAAAATATAG
- a CDS encoding type II toxin-antitoxin system Phd/YefM family antitoxin — protein MKAMPVGEVKTHFSEVLEEVRQGSTVGILYGRAKKPVAMIVPYVEEKVKKRKIGILDGKMTVKFMPDFEMTVEELLAVK, from the coding sequence ATGAAAGCAATGCCGGTTGGGGAAGTTAAAACGCACTTTTCAGAGGTCCTTGAAGAAGTGAGGCAGGGAAGCACGGTGGGGATTTTATACGGCAGGGCCAAAAAACCGGTCGCTATGATTGTCCCGTACGTTGAAGAAAAAGTTAAAAAGAGGAAAATAGGAATTTTGGACGGAAAGATGACCGTGAAATTTATGCCCGATTTTGAAATGACCGTAGAAGAATTGCTCGCTGTAAAATGA
- a CDS encoding sugar 3,4-ketoisomerase produces MQKPQIIDLPKILDKRGNLSFFENDNQIPFRIKRTYWIYDVPGGEFRGGHAYKKNEEFIIALSGSFDVIIDDGKEKNTYNLNRSYYGLYVPKLYWREINNFSTNSLALIVSNVEYNKNDYILNYTEFLSLRK; encoded by the coding sequence ATGCAAAAACCTCAAATCATTGATCTTCCTAAAATATTAGACAAACGAGGAAACCTTTCTTTTTTTGAAAATGACAATCAGATCCCTTTTAGGATAAAACGGACGTATTGGATTTATGATGTGCCCGGTGGGGAATTCCGTGGCGGACATGCATATAAAAAAAATGAGGAATTTATCATAGCTCTATCCGGCAGTTTTGATGTAATCATTGATGATGGAAAAGAAAAAAATACATATAATTTAAACAGATCGTATTATGGTTTGTACGTCCCTAAATTATACTGGAGAGAAATAAACAATTTTTCAACTAATTCTTTAGCATTGATAGTGTCGAATGTGGAATATAATAAAAATGATTATATTCTTAATTATACTGAATTTTTGTCGTTAAGAAAATGA
- the vapB gene encoding type II toxin-antitoxin system antitoxin VapB: MTKVFKSGNSQAIRIPKEYQVDEDELCINKIGNTIVLFPKNDPWELFKKSLTEFSDDFLFDGRNQPPMQKRF, from the coding sequence ATGACGAAGGTTTTTAAAAGCGGAAATAGCCAGGCAATACGTATTCCCAAGGAATATCAAGTTGATGAAGATGAGCTATGTATCAATAAAATTGGCAATACAATAGTCCTTTTCCCGAAAAATGATCCATGGGAATTATTTAAGAAAAGCCTAACTGAATTTTCAGATGATTTTCTTTTTGATGGGAGAAATCAACCTCCGATGCAGAAGCGTTTTTAG
- a CDS encoding nucleotidyltransferase domain-containing protein: MRITEAERKVLTEAVQEIDHDAHVWLFGSRADDAKKGGDIDIAVLSPKIDINGRMKIRRNIVDSLGEQKIDIVVSAKGDEPFFRLAVEKGIRLDG, translated from the coding sequence ATGAGAATAACCGAAGCTGAACGGAAAGTCCTGACCGAGGCTGTACAGGAGATTGACCATGATGCCCATGTGTGGCTTTTTGGTTCCCGGGCAGATGATGCAAAGAAGGGCGGAGATATTGACATCGCGGTCCTTTCCCCGAAAATTGATATAAACGGGCGAATGAAGATTCGCAGAAACATTGTGGATTCCCTGGGGGAGCAAAAAATCGACATTGTAGTTTCTGCGAAGGGCGATGAGCCGTTTTTCCGCCTAGCGGTGGAGAAGGGAATACGGCTGGATGGGTGA
- a CDS encoding carboxylate--amine ligase, which produces MLKKILIGGAGGAPSEGVINSLLLSEKKETIIGIGSEPTDLVLSNAQRKYYIPYANSPDYKDVLIKIIKKEKPDFIHFQNDLEIYHASFLRNYIHELGVKTFMPEHDVIDICVHKYKSYLRFKSAGITVPENLMIQNENDLQKAFKKLSDKDGNIWLRSASIGGGGKGSIPTNDFELARGWINRNNGWGDFVAAEMLTADTITWLSIWYEGELVVAQTRKRTGWVHGNRSASGITGVTKVGETCSDILVDEIAIKSIKAVSDKPHGIFGVDLTYNKDGIPNPTEINISRFFTTILFFTQAGLNMPVLFKDLALYNEYPKLNKKINPLKDGLLWLRGMDSKPRLMTRKEIKQEVITF; this is translated from the coding sequence ATGTTAAAAAAAATATTAATCGGTGGTGCCGGAGGTGCGCCATCTGAAGGTGTTATCAATTCATTGTTATTATCGGAAAAAAAGGAAACAATTATTGGAATAGGTTCTGAACCGACAGATTTGGTTTTATCAAATGCACAGAGAAAATATTATATACCTTATGCGAATTCACCTGATTACAAAGATGTTTTAATAAAAATAATAAAAAAAGAGAAGCCGGATTTTATACATTTTCAAAATGATCTAGAAATATATCACGCTTCTTTTTTAAGAAATTATATCCATGAATTAGGTGTAAAAACATTTATGCCTGAACATGATGTTATCGACATTTGTGTCCATAAATATAAATCGTATTTGCGATTCAAATCGGCTGGAATTACAGTTCCTGAAAATTTAATGATACAAAATGAGAATGACCTGCAAAAGGCTTTTAAAAAATTATCCGATAAAGATGGAAATATTTGGCTCAGATCCGCCTCTATAGGCGGCGGTGGTAAAGGTTCAATTCCGACCAATGATTTTGAATTAGCGCGGGGCTGGATAAATCGAAATAATGGTTGGGGTGATTTTGTTGCGGCCGAAATGTTAACCGCTGATACCATAACCTGGTTATCTATATGGTATGAAGGTGAGTTGGTTGTGGCTCAAACCAGGAAAAGGACTGGATGGGTACATGGAAACCGAAGCGCTTCTGGAATTACCGGTGTTACGAAGGTAGGTGAAACCTGTTCTGACATCTTAGTTGATGAAATAGCCATTAAATCAATAAAGGCGGTTTCCGATAAACCCCATGGTATTTTTGGTGTTGATTTGACCTATAATAAAGATGGTATTCCAAATCCGACTGAGATTAATATATCTCGATTTTTTACAACAATTCTTTTTTTTACCCAGGCTGGCTTGAATATGCCGGTATTATTTAAAGATTTGGCGTTATATAATGAGTACCCTAAGCTGAATAAGAAAATAAATCCTTTAAAAGACGGTCTTTTGTGGTTGCGGGGTATGGATTCAAAGCCCCGATTAATGACCAGAAAAGAAATTAAACAAGAGGTTATCACATTTTGA
- a CDS encoding VanZ family protein, which yields MNITQKILPKIPTFVVIGGIFFLSSQSILPSPKGLLGFDKLQHLIAYLVLAGTIVPWFPREQWQSHRLRTLLLATFISSLYGISDEIHQYFVPGRDCNVWDWVADTIGSFLGAAAALPVCRCLFRKSKAEENQPVTP from the coding sequence GTGAACATCACCCAGAAAATACTGCCCAAAATACCCACCTTTGTTGTAATAGGAGGGATTTTTTTTCTCTCATCCCAGAGTATACTCCCCAGCCCCAAGGGCCTCCTGGGTTTTGACAAACTCCAGCATTTGATAGCCTACCTGGTTTTGGCGGGGACTATAGTCCCCTGGTTTCCCCGGGAACAATGGCAATCTCACCGGCTGAGGACCCTGTTGTTAGCCACCTTCATCAGTTCTTTATATGGAATAAGTGATGAGATCCACCAGTATTTTGTCCCCGGCCGGGACTGCAATGTCTGGGACTGGGTTGCAGATACCATCGGCTCTTTTTTAGGCGCCGCTGCAGCACTGCCTGTCTGCCGGTGTTTGTTCAGGAAAAGCAAGGCCGAAGAAAATCAACCGGTGACGCCATGA
- a CDS encoding ATP-binding protein, with protein MKLSDLREIGRSQKEAAGARDTGLERDILPDLPDTKTHALIVSGIRRCGKSTLLHQFVRSLGRDSFYLTFEDLRLADFTTADYRLLDTLMAESLPGLLFFDEVQAAPRWELYVRQKLDEGFQVILTGSNASLLSRELGSKLTGRHLSRELFPFSYREFLRFTGKDPGAVSLDHYLGSGGFPEYLKTGNREILEQLQTDILYRDIAVRYGLRDSASLRQLYIYLVSNAAQLVSPSKLIHVAGVKSPSTILEYFSYLEASYLLALVPRFAWSVKARSLAPKKLYIADTGIIRTGSVSGMENSGALLENFVFNQLRLSYKEIYYFADDAGECDFVVAPQGKKKERQCFQVCYELHADNEDREIKGLCTALDFFELKEGVIVTRDTRDLIVKDGKTIRVIPAWEFAG; from the coding sequence ATGAAGTTGTCCGATTTACGGGAGATTGGCCGGTCTCAAAAAGAGGCTGCCGGGGCACGGGATACCGGGCTAGAACGGGATATATTGCCGGACCTGCCGGACACGAAAACCCATGCCCTTATTGTGAGCGGCATCAGGCGCTGCGGGAAAAGCACCCTGCTCCACCAGTTTGTCCGGTCTTTGGGGCGGGATTCGTTTTATTTGACCTTTGAGGATCTCCGGCTGGCGGATTTTACCACCGCCGATTACCGGCTCCTTGATACGCTGATGGCGGAATCGTTGCCGGGGCTTCTTTTTTTTGACGAAGTCCAGGCGGCGCCCCGTTGGGAACTGTATGTCCGGCAGAAACTGGATGAAGGGTTTCAGGTTATCCTGACGGGATCCAATGCATCCCTTCTGAGCCGGGAACTGGGAAGCAAATTAACCGGGCGGCACCTTTCCCGGGAACTGTTTCCTTTTTCATACCGGGAGTTCCTGCGCTTTACCGGGAAAGACCCCGGCGCGGTGAGCCTGGACCACTACCTGGGGTCCGGAGGATTCCCCGAATATCTCAAGACGGGGAACCGGGAGATTTTGGAGCAGCTGCAAACGGATATCCTCTACCGGGATATTGCGGTACGGTACGGGCTGCGGGACAGTGCTTCCCTCAGGCAGCTTTATATATACCTGGTATCGAATGCCGCGCAGCTGGTCTCGCCCAGCAAGCTGATCCATGTTGCGGGCGTTAAGTCGCCTTCAACCATACTGGAATATTTTTCCTATTTAGAGGCATCTTACCTCTTGGCTCTGGTGCCGCGATTTGCGTGGTCCGTAAAAGCCCGGAGCCTGGCCCCCAAGAAGCTGTATATCGCGGACACCGGGATAATCCGGACCGGCTCGGTTTCCGGGATGGAGAATTCCGGCGCCCTGCTTGAGAACTTTGTTTTTAATCAGCTGCGGCTTAGTTATAAGGAAATTTATTACTTTGCAGATGACGCCGGGGAATGTGATTTTGTTGTTGCTCCCCAGGGCAAAAAGAAAGAACGCCAGTGTTTTCAGGTATGCTATGAACTGCATGCTGATAATGAGGACCGGGAAATAAAGGGGCTTTGCACAGCCCTGGATTTTTTTGAACTGAAGGAAGGGGTGATTGTTACCCGGGACACCCGGGACCTTATCGTCAAGGACGGGAAGACAATCAGGGTAATTCCGGCGTGGGAATTTGCGGGGTAA
- a CDS encoding type II toxin-antitoxin system VapC family toxin, whose product MKLLLDSHTLLWSIGKSDELSKKVIQELEDTNNDILVSAVSLWELALKQSIGKLVLSSFDIKDIPYYCKKMGFELIPLNPVEALESFALAQKEKHKDPFDRMLIYQCIRNNYIFVSRDTKNELYKKDGLKYIW is encoded by the coding sequence ATGAAATTACTGCTGGATTCCCATACGCTCCTATGGTCTATAGGGAAAAGCGATGAGTTATCAAAAAAAGTTATACAGGAACTGGAAGATACTAATAATGATATTTTAGTAAGCGCCGTATCATTATGGGAACTGGCATTAAAACAGAGCATTGGGAAATTAGTTCTTAGCTCTTTTGATATAAAAGATATTCCCTATTATTGCAAAAAGATGGGCTTTGAACTGATACCGTTAAATCCTGTGGAAGCATTGGAAAGCTTTGCCTTAGCGCAAAAAGAAAAACATAAGGATCCATTCGACCGGATGCTGATTTATCAATGCATACGCAATAACTATATATTTGTAAGCCGCGATACCAAGAATGAATTATATAAAAAAGATGGATTAAAATATATTTGGTAG
- a CDS encoding methyltransferase domain-containing protein: protein MLELGPAEGIMTDKLYPIRPDGYTVVDGSSIFTDQIKNRYPGINAATFIFEEFNSSVSEKYDNIILGHVLEHILDPVSILSSCKK from the coding sequence ATACTTGAGCTAGGGCCTGCTGAAGGAATAATGACAGATAAATTGTATCCTATACGCCCAGACGGGTATACAGTTGTTGATGGGAGTTCAATATTTACCGATCAGATTAAAAATAGATATCCAGGTATTAACGCTGCAACTTTCATATTTGAAGAATTTAATTCATCTGTAAGTGAAAAATATGATAATATTATATTAGGACATGTTCTTGAGCATATTTTAGATCCGGTTTCTATTCTGAGTTCATGCAAAAAATGA
- the vapC gene encoding type II toxin-antitoxin system tRNA(fMet)-specific endonuclease VapC: MYLLDTNICIYIINKRPQKIIEKISLHEPAEIKISAVSIAEMEYGAAKSAYPEKNRNALRDFLTSFEIIPFDLKDAEIYGIILAELERNGEVIGPYDMQLASQALSRDYIFVTNNVQEFQRIRKLKLENWV; encoded by the coding sequence GTGTATTTATTAGATACTAATATTTGCATTTATATAATTAATAAACGGCCGCAAAAGATCATAGAGAAAATTAGTCTGCATGAACCTGCAGAGATAAAAATATCGGCTGTATCAATAGCTGAAATGGAATATGGGGCTGCCAAAAGCGCCTATCCCGAAAAAAACAGAAATGCCTTACGGGATTTTTTGACATCATTTGAAATAATTCCTTTTGATCTTAAGGATGCAGAGATTTACGGGATAATACTGGCCGAGTTGGAACGGAATGGAGAAGTTATAGGCCCTTATGACATGCAGCTTGCTTCCCAGGCTTTAAGCCGGGATTATATTTTTGTAACAAATAATGTGCAGGAATTTCAGAGAATTAGAAAACTTAAATTAGAGAATTGGGTATAA
- a CDS encoding nucleotidyl transferase AbiEii/AbiGii toxin family protein, with product MNTKSPVQIMFEQYHCTTTEERRDALKEIIQEITLAALDRAHFFTHAAFYGGTALRIFHQLDRFSEDLDFSLMEPDSSFDLGLYLNAVWDELGSYGFDMTVETKEKVTDTAVQSAFIKGGTLLHLLKIGSITPPVPGVPPNELIKVKFEVDTNPYPGAGYEVKYGLMPIPYSVRLFDLPSLFAGKLHALLYRSWKSRAKGRDFYDYLWYLSKGIPVNRRYLEAGIRQGGHWAGPEPLALKDILRLLTDRFSSVDYKQIKNDVLPFIRDTRPLDLWSKDFFISLSQEKLRITP from the coding sequence ATGAACACCAAATCACCGGTACAAATAATGTTTGAGCAGTACCATTGTACTACTACCGAAGAACGCCGGGACGCCCTCAAGGAGATTATTCAGGAAATCACCCTGGCAGCCCTTGACCGCGCCCATTTTTTTACCCACGCTGCTTTCTATGGAGGAACGGCCCTCCGTATCTTTCACCAGCTCGACCGTTTTTCCGAAGATCTGGATTTCAGTCTTATGGAACCGGACTCATCCTTTGACTTAGGTCTCTATCTGAACGCTGTCTGGGACGAGCTGGGATCATACGGTTTTGACATGACCGTAGAAACGAAAGAAAAGGTGACTGACACCGCCGTTCAGTCAGCCTTTATTAAAGGGGGAACCCTGCTTCATCTTTTAAAGATAGGTTCCATCACCCCGCCGGTTCCCGGTGTTCCCCCAAATGAACTGATTAAGGTCAAATTTGAAGTTGATACGAACCCCTACCCGGGCGCTGGCTACGAAGTCAAATATGGCCTTATGCCGATCCCCTATTCGGTCCGGCTCTTTGACCTTCCATCGCTTTTCGCGGGCAAACTTCACGCGCTCCTGTACCGCTCCTGGAAATCCCGCGCCAAGGGCCGTGATTTTTACGACTACCTCTGGTACCTTTCAAAGGGCATCCCGGTCAATCGCCGGTACTTAGAAGCCGGCATACGCCAGGGCGGGCACTGGGCCGGGCCGGAGCCTCTCGCCCTAAAAGATATACTCCGCTTGCTAACAGACCGCTTTTCATCGGTTGATTATAAGCAGATAAAAAACGATGTGCTCCCTTTTATCAGGGACACCCGCCCACTGGACTTATGGAGCAAGGATTTTTTCATTTCCCTTTCACAAGAAAAGCTGCGCATCACCCCTTGA
- a CDS encoding NAD-dependent epimerase/dehydratase family protein, translated as MNILITGASGFLGKNLLKYIQQYKSNAIKIFLLVSKNIEGYNCIIHKNYTYGRDELPHNIDVLIHMGAFSPKSNESLDCVDNVAENIMTTNYLLENLSCLPTKIIFISSISVYNSKNDDLIDETTQTKPDTMYGASKLFCEKIIESFCKKNNIDYQIFRSGVLYGPEDPQMWIIPTVIKNIRENKNPVVFNGGNELKSFVNVSDCSRVIYQSLFKKIDDKIINIVSDQNISIKTLIDILIKISGKNLMIENIINEKIYHNTIYNNNLLVKNYDGIKIDYYEGLKEAYESYK; from the coding sequence ATGAATATTCTAATTACAGGAGCAAGTGGATTTTTGGGGAAAAATTTATTAAAATATATACAGCAGTATAAAAGTAATGCCATTAAAATTTTTTTGTTAGTTTCAAAGAATATTGAAGGTTACAATTGTATAATACATAAAAATTATACGTATGGCAGAGATGAATTACCGCATAACATTGATGTTCTTATACATATGGGGGCATTTAGCCCAAAGAGTAACGAATCGTTAGATTGTGTTGATAATGTTGCAGAAAATATAATGACCACAAATTACCTATTGGAAAATTTATCTTGTCTGCCGACTAAAATTATTTTTATTAGTTCTATAAGCGTATATAATAGTAAAAATGATGATTTAATAGATGAAACTACACAAACAAAACCAGATACTATGTATGGGGCATCTAAATTATTTTGTGAAAAAATAATAGAATCATTCTGTAAAAAAAATAATATTGACTATCAAATATTTCGATCGGGTGTTCTTTACGGACCTGAAGATCCTCAGATGTGGATTATCCCGACGGTAATAAAGAATATTAGGGAAAATAAAAATCCAGTTGTTTTTAATGGCGGTAATGAATTGAAGTCTTTTGTCAATGTATCTGACTGTTCAAGAGTAATTTACCAATCATTATTTAAGAAAATTGATGATAAGATAATTAATATTGTTTCGGATCAGAATATATCAATAAAAACATTAATTGATATTTTGATAAAAATAAGTGGAAAAAATTTGATGATTGAAAATATTATAAATGAAAAAATATATCATAATACGATTTACAATAATAATCTGTTAGTAAAAAATTATGATGGTATTAAAATAGATTATTATGAGGGGTTAAAAGAAGCTTATGAGAGTTATAAATAG
- a CDS encoding acyltransferase family protein produces MNIVKGLVAPSQQPPRILWIDFAKTFGIWLVVFGHTVIPETMYNFILAFHMPLFFFISGYLEKNNRNFKETIIQGIKVLIIPYILLYSLYYTYWFVAVFLRHQELYVDESIISALGKPIIGMLLGIGSNTPYSIMLIPPLWFLWGLFFVKIIHKIIFMIVKERIEYYIMGMGIDVIIIFMLILLSKRLILSIDCAILAFPFYAIGNISRMKNLIKTNNLNANKLKVLIKILIAILGYMLIILGVNYNGRVDINNFQYGKDGLLFYTFGIVGIISTINLSQLYCNCSKIITILSNGTVIILAFHQLLNGYLLRIINIIGIEVNLMIIMIVSVVNVLLTIIPIIIIQKHFPILTGDRKLKYL; encoded by the coding sequence TTGAATATCGTTAAGGGACTTGTTGCCCCCTCACAACAACCTCCCCGAATATTATGGATTGACTTCGCAAAAACATTTGGAATATGGTTGGTGGTTTTTGGACACACGGTGATTCCAGAAACTATGTATAATTTTATTTTGGCATTTCATATGCCATTATTTTTTTTTATATCTGGCTATTTAGAAAAAAACAATAGGAATTTCAAAGAAACGATAATACAGGGAATAAAAGTATTAATAATTCCCTATATATTGTTATACAGTCTATATTATACATATTGGTTTGTAGCTGTGTTTTTACGTCATCAGGAATTATATGTAGATGAATCAATTATATCAGCACTAGGCAAACCTATTATAGGAATGTTATTAGGGATAGGCAGTAATACACCATATTCAATTATGCTTATTCCTCCATTATGGTTTCTGTGGGGTCTATTTTTTGTAAAAATAATTCACAAAATAATTTTTATGATTGTCAAGGAAAGGATTGAGTATTATATAATGGGGATGGGGATAGATGTTATTATTATATTCATGCTTATATTGCTAAGTAAACGCTTGATACTATCTATTGATTGTGCGATTTTAGCATTTCCATTTTATGCCATTGGGAATATTTCACGAATGAAAAACTTAATAAAAACAAATAACTTAAACGCAAATAAGTTGAAGGTATTAATCAAAATTCTAATTGCAATATTGGGTTATATGCTAATAATATTAGGCGTAAATTATAATGGGAGAGTAGATATTAATAATTTTCAATATGGAAAAGATGGGTTATTATTTTATACATTTGGAATAGTAGGAATAATATCGACAATAAACTTATCACAGTTATATTGTAATTGTAGCAAAATAATAACAATATTATCAAATGGAACAGTAATAATATTGGCATTCCATCAATTATTAAACGGATATTTATTAAGAATTATAAACATAATTGGTATCGAAGTAAATTTGATGATTATAATGATAGTATCAGTAGTAAATGTGTTATTAACTATAATCCCAATAATAATTATTCAAAAACATTTTCCTATATTAACGGGGGATAGAAAATTAAAGTACCTATAA
- a CDS encoding type IV toxin-antitoxin system AbiEi family antitoxin domain-containing protein: MIKTHLMVMDELAGYASPQARLTRLLKAGALVQLRKGLFVDDPATPHPPIAPLLYGPSYISFQYALADAGLIPERVRVVTSASFNKNKDKVFRTPLGEFRYFYLPPTVYPYGITVREEAGLPYLIASPEKALCDMVYKNPSITSLNDMGSLLLEDWRIDRQDLRNLDGAFIRWIAPLYRRKSLLALADWLGKEVYQ, translated from the coding sequence ATGATTAAGACCCATTTGATGGTTATGGATGAACTCGCAGGCTATGCTTCCCCCCAAGCGCGGCTTACCCGGCTTTTAAAGGCCGGCGCCCTGGTACAGTTGCGGAAAGGCCTCTTTGTGGACGATCCCGCAACTCCCCACCCGCCTATTGCCCCGCTGCTCTACGGACCTTCCTATATTTCCTTTCAGTACGCCCTGGCCGATGCAGGCCTTATCCCTGAACGGGTACGGGTGGTAACATCCGCAAGCTTCAATAAAAACAAGGACAAGGTGTTCCGCACTCCTCTGGGGGAATTCCGGTATTTCTATCTTCCCCCTACGGTGTATCCCTATGGCATTACCGTGCGGGAAGAGGCGGGATTACCCTATCTTATCGCTTCGCCGGAAAAGGCCCTCTGCGATATGGTCTATAAAAATCCGTCAATTACTTCCCTGAACGATATGGGGTCCCTGCTCCTAGAGGACTGGCGCATTGACCGCCAAGATCTCCGCAATCTGGATGGCGCCTTTATCCGCTGGATTGCTCCGCTCTACCGCAGAAAATCACTGCTGGCCCTGGCCGATTGGCTGGGCAAGGAAGTATACCAATGA
- a CDS encoding transketolase — protein MKNDLDKIAINLRRKIIKLCWLGKGGHITSSLSALDILITLYFGDILQFNNQDPEMEERDRFILSKGHAALALYNVLCEAGFFQWNSLMTFCKPGTIFGAEPTPKIPGIEGATGSLGHGLSFGVGIALSAKLKKASHLTYVLTGDGECQEGCIWEAAMSITNFKLNNLIWIIDYNGRQVNGRISEVMNIDPLDKKLEAFGFDVVSANGHNYNDLISVLKVDKFNLPIKPRAIILHTIKGKGIPLCEDKENWHGRVPIEEELNIIIEQLGITKKDFEEL, from the coding sequence ATGAAAAATGATTTAGATAAAATTGCAATTAATTTAAGGAGAAAAATTATAAAATTATGTTGGTTGGGTAAAGGTGGACATATTACATCTTCACTTTCAGCGCTCGATATTTTGATCACATTATATTTTGGAGATATATTACAATTTAATAACCAAGACCCGGAAATGGAAGAAAGAGATCGATTTATATTAAGTAAAGGTCATGCTGCATTGGCATTGTATAATGTTTTATGCGAGGCAGGATTTTTTCAATGGAATTCATTAATGACTTTTTGTAAACCCGGTACAATTTTTGGCGCGGAACCAACGCCAAAAATCCCGGGAATTGAAGGTGCAACCGGATCTTTGGGACATGGATTGTCTTTTGGAGTTGGGATAGCTTTATCTGCAAAATTAAAGAAAGCATCGCATTTAACCTATGTTTTGACAGGAGACGGGGAATGTCAGGAAGGGTGTATTTGGGAAGCCGCAATGTCGATTACAAATTTTAAATTAAATAATTTAATATGGATTATTGATTATAATGGCAGACAAGTTAATGGAAGAATCTCTGAAGTAATGAATATTGATCCATTGGATAAAAAACTGGAAGCATTTGGCTTTGATGTTGTTTCAGCAAATGGGCATAATTATAATGATTTAATAAGTGTTTTGAAAGTTGATAAATTCAATTTGCCGATAAAACCACGCGCAATTATTTTGCATACAATCAAGGGGAAGGGGATCCCATTATGCGAAGATAAAGAGAATTGGCATGGAAGAGTACCAATTGAAGAAGAATTGAATATCATTATTGAACAATTGGGGATAACTAAAAAAGATTTTGAGGAATTATGA